The sequence AATATCAAGAGTATCCCAGGTTGCACCACCGTCAGCGGTTTGAAACAACGAGTTTCCGTAGCCTGCCACAACAGCATTATTACCATCAATGGCCATTGCTTTTAGGTTACTGGCACCGAGTTCGGTTTCCTGCCAGTCGAAAACCGGATTTTGTGCACTCCCAAGCAGTGCCAGAAGACTAAATAAAATAGAGAAGGTAAAGTTTTTCATACGCACAGTTTTTTATTGTTATTATTATTTATTGTTTATTGACTGATCGTTAATTTCTTCCGAGAAATCAAACATGTTCTTTACTTTCCCGGTTTTTCCGCTCGAATAGGTGATAGTGAGCGAATCGGTTAAAAGCGCAGAGTTTATGTCGGGAATATTTGTCATTGTATCCACAAACGAAATCTCAATCACTTCTTTGTAGCTTTCATCAAGTTTTGTCTGAAATTCAACAATGCCTTCGTCGTTTGAAAGATGACTGACAAGGTAGGAGAGTCTGTTTCGAACCTTATTGTTGTTACCCAATGAAAATGTATATGTGCTTACCACATCATCGGTGTAATTGCTTCTGTAGTTAAATGTCCGGTCAAATGGAGTGAACATCATTTTTGCATACTCCGGCTTGCTTGTAATATAGTATTCCGGATCAACAGCCGCTTCATAGCCCAGGTCGATTTCTTGCGGACCGGCAGTTGTTTCAATAACGAATGTTTCACTTTCTATTAGGTCAATTAATTCAGTTTTGTTTTGAATTTCTTCGGGGAAGAAGATTTTAACAATTACCGGGCATGCAAATTCAGAGATCATTCCAACGGCATTTGTTTCTTTTCTAATCACGTAACTTAAGTAGTTAAAATCGTAGCTGTCGAAGAAGTTTTCCAGTTGCAATGAAATGGCATAAACTTGTTGCACATCAGCGGGGAGTGTTCTGAATACAACCTTTTGCGGCGTAAATAATTCTTCCTGCAGTTCCTCTTCGTTAAGAATACTGTCGTCGTAATAAATTTTTACACGGTGATGTTTAACATAGGTTGCTACTCCATACACACCTTCAACACGCTTCATCTGGTTGGCAAATGCCGTAGAACTGCCGTAGCATTTTATATTTTTCAGCCCCGACATTGAAAATACAGCTGCGTCGTCTATTACTTCTTGGTCGGCCCATTTCAGATCGATTGTAGGAACTTCCCATACATTACCTAATAGTACTCCGGCAAGCACCAGAACCGCGATTGCAATAACCGGAAGTCGTTTTAATTTAGGTTGTTTATTAATGGTTAATGTATTTTTTACCGGGCAAACCAATAAACAGTCGCCACACAAGTTGCAATCAACATGTTTTACTGTTTTTAAGCTTGCTACATCAATGGCTTGCGGGCATTTCTTTGTACATAACTGGCAGCTTGTACAAGTGCTTTCGTTGCGCGTAATTTTTGCCAGTGGAGTAATTTTGCTTTGCAATGAACGGAGTTCAAGTGCATATCCGACGGCGCAGGCAATAGCCAATGGCCAAACATAACTTATTGATACACCAAGTTTCAGTAACACTATGTACACAAATAAAATTGCCACAAAGAATACCGAAAACTTAAATATATTGGATATAGCGCCCAGCGGGCAAATGTATTTACACCAGAATAATCGAATAAATATTGACCCTACTACAACCAAAACAATTGAAATAATGGCGAACTGTAGTACAACATCAGTATTAAAACCTGATGCCAGAGCAAAGTACGGATCAAACTTTTTACAAAATAATTCGTTGGATTGGAGGGTATAATAAAGTGTAGTGAATAACAGAATGTACTTTAACAAGCGTAATACTTTGTCTGCGATACCTTTTATTGTAAACCTAATTTTAAGTTTATCACCCAGGCTTCCAAGCCATTCGCTAACAGTGCCAATTGGGCAAATGTACGAACAGAAAAGTTTGCTGAACAGGAGAACGCCAACAAAAAGGAGAATCCCCATTACAATTTGAGCGCTGGTCATGGTGCAGGAGAGGGCTTGAC comes from uncultured Draconibacterium sp. and encodes:
- a CDS encoding 4Fe-4S binding protein, yielding MKPKTKSTNWPRLTVQWGVLAFILVLAFLPDLTKINTPDFEAYCPFGGMQALGSYLLSQALSCTMTSAQIVMGILLFVGVLLFSKLFCSYICPIGTVSEWLGSLGDKLKIRFTIKGIADKVLRLLKYILLFTTLYYTLQSNELFCKKFDPYFALASGFNTDVVLQFAIISIVLVVVGSIFIRLFWCKYICPLGAISNIFKFSVFFVAILFVYIVLLKLGVSISYVWPLAIACAVGYALELRSLQSKITPLAKITRNESTCTSCQLCTKKCPQAIDVASLKTVKHVDCNLCGDCLLVCPVKNTLTINKQPKLKRLPVIAIAVLVLAGVLLGNVWEVPTIDLKWADQEVIDDAAVFSMSGLKNIKCYGSSTAFANQMKRVEGVYGVATYVKHHRVKIYYDDSILNEEELQEELFTPQKVVFRTLPADVQQVYAISLQLENFFDSYDFNYLSYVIRKETNAVGMISEFACPVIVKIFFPEEIQNKTELIDLIESETFVIETTAGPQEIDLGYEAAVDPEYYITSKPEYAKMMFTPFDRTFNYRSNYTDDVVSTYTFSLGNNNKVRNRLSYLVSHLSNDEGIVEFQTKLDESYKEVIEISFVDTMTNIPDINSALLTDSLTITYSSGKTGKVKNMFDFSEEINDQSINNK